Genomic segment of Arachis hypogaea cultivar Tifrunner chromosome 11, arahy.Tifrunner.gnm2.J5K5, whole genome shotgun sequence:
TTCTCATTTCAAACTATAAAAGATTtaataaaaaggaaaagcaagAAAACATTCCAGaagtaatagtaataataagatcgcttagataaatatttttttttatctttattgaaAAAATGCATATTTTGTTTTTggtcaaataaaatttaaattgatttatcttCCCTCCTACAGTTAGCTTATTCACGTGGTAATTTAGATGTTCAGTTGTTAACGTTAAAATTTTATCTTGTGATATCATTGCATTAAATTACTTCACAAACAAGATATAAGTGTACTCTAATTCTAACTAAGACAAAAAGAAATTATAAGGAGCAAAACTAATTATGAGAAAATGATGAAACAAAAAATAAGGAGGACATGAACATACAAAAGAGGTAGATTTGTATttgcaaataaaagaaaaaaaagaaaaaagaaaagaaaagagaatcaaTCAGCTCCAGGAAGAAGCTTGGCACTTGATTGGGAGGTTGTTCCAAAACCTCTAACAGCTGCAGGGATGACTCTTGATGGAGACAACACCTCTGCAAACGAAGAGAAATAAGAATCTGTTCCAAGTCTACTCTGTAACCACCCTTTGTTCCCCGAGAACCCGTCTGCCACAATCCACGTGTTCTTGAAACCGAGGCTCGTTAATGTTCTTGCTACTATTTTCGCCGAGTCCGAGTACCTAATTTTGCATCCAGCACCAATGGttaataatcaatttatataACGATGTAACTCAATATGATATAGCAAAGAAACTAACGAGTCCATGATCACAATGTTGGAGCCTTTGTTGATTTTCTTCAAGTAAGAAATCTTCAAAGCTGCTAGTTCAGCTTCCACTTTCTTCACATTCCTAACAAGTCCTCTGAGCTTGCTTGGTAGTTCTTCCAATCTGAGTTTGAAGATCATATTTCAGTTTTGATGCCTTATTCTTAAGGAGGTAAAAGTCACATGCTAATTTCACTTACGGAATGGCAATCATTCTGTTTTTCGCACTAGACGGAAGGCGGGGAACACCGGCCTTGTCCTTATCTTTCTCTGACCTAATATCAATCATGAAGTAGTTTTGTGTTGATATCAGATCGAGGGTTTGAGCAGGCGTAAGCTCACCTACAAAGCATGGGAAGAAGCGTATTATCCGATGGTTTTGCGTAAGAACCTTTTAATGTCAAAGGTACCTTTGTAACCACGGAAGTTGAAGGTGATGGCAGACCAAATTGGAGGAAGTAAGAGGTACGCAATAAAGAGTGCTCCAGCTGTTCCAGCAATCACAGTAGGATCTGAAGAAGATATTGTTTCAACTGTCGCCGAAGCTATTGGCTTCGCACCTTCAATCACCTTGGTTGTTTGTTGTGCAGTGTCCACGACTGTCTGAAAATTACAGAGAATATCCAGACCAGGTCAAGAAACTTGGTTCTTCAAACATCATTCAAGTTTCTAAAAAATGGTGCAAACTTCTTGAAAGGCAAAATACAAAATCCTTAGGGGTCATAATATGATCTATTTCTTTAGATTCGATATTCAGGGTCATAAAGCAGAACCTAGAAGAACTAGTCtagttttcttttcccttttcgaAAGTTCTGTTACTACTTGACTTCGAAAGGGGGAGAAAGAGTTTTGGTAGCATCAAATGAATAACACCTCGAAAACCAGAACACAGAAGAAAATTGAGTATAATTTAATAATGAAATTCCAAAGACATTTAGCAATCTAAATTCTAATCACACTCTTTATAGACCTTATCTCTGAGAAAATTGAGAAATTTTCCAAAGAAGTCCATGCTTTCATAACAGATTAGTATTTAGAAAACACATGCTAAATACAGAAACTAGCACATTGCTGCTTAAACAGGAACCAAATTGAGCACTTCAGAAACTTGCATCAAACATCATGAATCATAATTCAGAATCAAACAAGTGAAATTCTTAAACCTTGGCAGCAGTGATGACAGGTTGGGGATCAACACCAGTGCTTTGGAGTGCTTCTTGTGCCTTCTTGGAAGCTTCAGAGATGGCAGGGGAAGCTATCTTCAAGGCCTCCTCCCCAGCCTGCTGCACAATCGGCATCGCCGCATCGATTCCAGGCTTCAAAGCATTCCCCACAATCTCCAAAACACGCTGTGCCGCATCAAGGAAACTCGAACCCACCACCTGAACCTGATCAATCGTCTTCTCCACCTATTccacaaattataaataaaaatagaaacttTAGCTACTCTGGTGTGCCTGAAATTCAAGAATTAGATCAAATTCATAAACTTTCTGATCTAGTTTTACATAATCATGATGAACAAGGAAACCCTAGgcacaaaaataaaaactttgaTTTTGGCAATGTAAAAGGAGGAGTGGCTTACATCGTTGAGAGAAGAGACAATCTGGTCCTTGGGGATGGTGAGAGCTGCTTTGGCTTCATGGGGTGGTGAAAAGAGTGCGAGAAGTGAAATGGTAGTTGAGGTTGGAAGTGTTATGTGTGATGAACGCTTCAACAATGGCAACTTGGAGTTTGAGActaatgttgaagaagaagaagaagaagaagaagatggagttgGAATTGGAAGAGAAGGTCTTGGAGTTGCTGAAGCCATGATGGCACTAATCTCCATTGTTGCTCTGCTTTGACTGTGATGAGAGATGTGTGgttagaagagaaagaaagagcaTTTGAATGatgatgcttctttcttcatGGCTTGATGCTGAATTCAAACACTATCATCAACAATCCCACGTGGCAACCCTCTCTTTGGTGGAGATTGGAGAATCAGAAAATAGATTCCAACATGACAACGTCAACTTGCTGTGGACATTGTCATTTACTGTTCATTAATAACATTCCAACCTTTTTTGTGTGATAGGTATGTGTCATTATTATCCTTCATTCATTACTTGCACTgtgtttggattatgtttatgtaTAAAACAAAAATTTGGTACATTGGGCTCTATTACCTGTTTCTTCGAGTTGGGCTTGTGCTCATTGCTTTGAAATTATGACCACATGCCCAAATACCAAAACCAAAAAGCACAGAGAAACATGTATAAACATGGCTGGTTCTATTGTGGAAAAAGAATAATGTGGTCTTTTAAGGATTTGAGAGGTTTTATAATATAAAAGAATTGTAAAGGTTGATTTGTAAATATTAATTTAGTTGAAAAGCTCTGTTTTAAAAAAGTCTTTAGGGATAGATTTGCTAATGAATTAGATGACTACTCTAAATACAGAAACGAAAAAAATGACGTCGTGTGAGGAGCTCTTTACGAtcgaacaagaaaagaagcagTTGCAGAGAGAAGTTGCTTCGACGGAGCTACAAGAAAGGGTTATCTTCGGTTGCTTGTTGTGACGGACGAAGGTCGAATTTCAGCACACTGATATCAACATCTCTCTGCCGCGTATTCCATCCACTAGATCTAGTGATTCAAATCCAAGAGATTAGTGCAGCTTTTTGCTGTATGCATGTTTGAGCTAAGAATTGGAGAAGTCTATAACAACAACTCCTAATCTTTAATGAGTGCTCTGTATGTCATCATTCCAACAGTATAAGGACATTGCCATCGTACTATCCATGCTTTAGGTTGATACTAGCTTTAGTATCTTTTATCGTGTACTTCTAATTTAAGTTCAGAAACTTGTTCATTTTAAAAATCCAAGACTAATGGCAAGTTCTGTTCAAACTTACAAGGTTAGCATTTTGGATAGCAACAACTCTTTAaagattaattttctttatttcattATAGCAAACACACGTGTCTGATGTTGTTTTCCAAAAGCTCTTATAAACTGTAACTGttcattatgatttttttttattatttaattgaaggagataCATTAGGCTAAGAATTGGCTTTGCTAACTAGAAAAAGTTGCTTAGAACTAAAAGCCATGTTACTCTATTAGTTATATTGGGAAAATTGCTAACTGTTAAGTTTGGTGCATTGGAATTTCTATTTCAATATATTGGACAAGAGTGGTAAAACTTATGTATTGGATAGATTCTTAGTTATATTTGGACAGAAAATTTTAACTCAAGTTGTCAAAAGTATAACCGATAATTATATTAGAAGTGAAATTGAAGCATgagataatgatatataagacaCTATTTAAGTGGATAAATACAGAcacataataacaaaaaaatatgtcCCTATCTTCTTCTGATAAATAGAAGACACATCTAATTTGTTTTTCTTGAAATTAAGATCATATAGATTAAGTTGTTTTTCAAGTAGTAGTAGTGGTTGATAGTGGTGACCAATTTTAAAGATCTTTTCAAAGTGTTGAGACAACACATTTGGTTTATAAGAAGTCTTCATGGTACAAACTTTTTGCCTTTATTGGTGCCCATGAAATTTTTTCAATTGAGATAATCTCATACAGAAGTTATAAAAACTCTCGACTTTATAAGTTTAGGTTTAAAATCGATCAAATTTATGATTCtacaaataaacttttataaGTTTGAGTTTTATTATTGAAGTTTATGTATGTAACATGTATAATTTGGTCCTAGCATAATTAGTAGAGTAATTAGCTATAagtagaaataaattaaatagtagtTAGAACTTAGAAGAGTTATGATGGATTATGATGAGAAATGAAATTTAAGTCTCACtttcttaaattctttttcaaatgcTTCGAATTTGCATTGGCTTTTTGTTTATCTTAATTTAGCTAAAGCTTCTGAGTATGCTTTTGGCATTTGACAAAATCATGAGTTTCTTAAGTAGCTTTAATAAGTGGATTCTGAATCCGAACAATGTTCCTTGCTTGCAATGaaggaaaatcaaatgaaaagaaagagagaatgaaAAAATGAAATTCTGATTTTGTATGTCCCTGGACAAATTAAACTTGCCTAATAAcatgtaaatattttattatgacaCATATATAAAACTCTTAATTTAGATGCAGCCCATTGTTGAGTAAAGCTATCCAACCATAGTAatatatttcattttatttgtaattgtgaatttgtattaaaataaagTTTTTTACCTATTTTATTCTTAGTTGATAAGTGATATTTGTTTGTAAATAGTGTTAAGTAACATAACCACTTGTGATTTATGATGATGGCTCCAATGCCTTCCCTATTCcttctataaaataaaataggattgaTAAGGCATTAGATTGTTTAGATCAATTTATGTtgtcttatcttttttttcttatcctTGGATTTTTTCATTTCAGATTTGATAATATCGAACAACCAAGAAGATAGTTCTTAGTGGTTTGGGATTTGACGAGTAATGATAGAGGAGACCAAGGAGGTTTCATCTAATTTTCAAGAGAATGTCATTCCAGAGGTAAGCATATCATCGTAAAATTGATGGAAAAAGTATTTTTTAGGACAACCTCTTGGCATCAGCTATGTATTATTTTGGTAATGGATTGTTTCAGGTGGAAGAGGACCCAATGACAAATGAGACCTTGGTTGCAGAGACGACATTCATTCTGATTGGTGCTAGTCAGGCAGACGATCAAAGAGATGTCATCGTTCTTGACGGAATAGGTTCATTTGGTGCAATTGATTTTGATGCATTGCGAGCTGGGGAGATTATGATGATAGAGTGTGTGGATTTGAAAACTACTTATAACTTCTATAGCGAGTACGGTCGAATTAAGGGTTTTTGATAAGGCGGTTGAAGGTAGGGCGCTGCAAGAAGGCAGAATCTGAGGGAGACATTATATGGCAAATTTTTGTGTGCTCACGACAAGGTGAATGAGATGCAAAGCATGTTCATAGAACTGATAGGAAGATAGATCCTAGACCCATAACGCGATGGGTGTAATGCATGGATAAAAGTCCATGTTGACTTGAGAAACGGGCCTTAAAAGTCCATGATAGAGGGATGATGCGATCTCACCGGGAATAAAAACAAGGGATTTACACCAGATTAATACGATGAAAAGCTCTGGCCTCCGAGTTTTGACAATATTTCGGGCATTTGCAAACCAAAGTGGTGGATTTGAGATGGTTGGGTTTGACGTGAAAGACATCTATAATGCAATTGAGAAGCAAAGAAAAGCTGAAGCCAGTGACACATATAATGCACTAAAGTATTTACAAATGTTGAAGAGTCGTGACCCCTGTATGTTTTGGAAGTATTCGTTGGATGAACAGCGGAGGCTCCACAATATATTTTGGTGTGATTGCACAAGTCAGTATGATTTTAGTATTTTCGGAGATGTATGTTATGGGGTTTGATGCGACGTCTGGGAGGAATAAGTACAAATGTCCCCTTGTGATATTCTCTGGAGTGGATTACCACATGCGTACTGGTGTGTTTGGATGCGCAGTTTTCTCAAAGGAATGGGAGAAAAGCTATGTGTGGTTGCTTCGGGCATTTCTGGAGGCCATGAAAGGAAAAGCTCCTAAGTCTGTTATTATCGATGGTGATCAAAACATGAAGAGTGCAATCAAAGTTGTATTTCAATAAGCGTATCATAGGTTGTGCAGTTGGCACTTTTTACGTAATGTGACCACTCGAGTATATATTCTATGGTTTTTGACCAAGTTTCATCTTTGTTTAATGGGGGGATTTGGAGGTCAATGACTTTGAATATATATGGAATGATGCAGTTGAAGAATTTGGGTTGCAACAAAATTCATGGGACAAGGATATGTATGAGAAGAAACATATGTGGTCGAATGCCCACATTAGGGGTAAGTTCTTTGCTGGGCTTAAGACAACATCAAGATGTGAGGCACTGAATATGTAGATAGGAAAGTTTATACACAACGGCTACAACTTGAGGGAATTTATTGAACATTTCCAACAATATTTAGAATTCATGCGTAGGAGAGTAGTGGTTGCTGATTACAAATATGTTTATAGAGATTCGGTTGTGAAAACAAGATTGGAGGAGTTAGAGCAGTTTACAGCAACAGTATACACACAAGAGGTCTTTGTCTTACTTCGGGAGGTGTTATTATTGGCTAGCAATGTCAGAGTAGTTTCTTCGAAAAAGACAAACACGTGTACATTGTTTGAGGTGGCCATATATTGCCAAGTAGATCATGGAACGTTTCTTGGGGTGAGATGGATGACAAATTTAGATGCTCTTGCCTGCGCATGGAATCCTTTGGAATCCCCTGTGTGCACATAGTTGTGTGCTTGTTAGACTTAATATGGTTGTTATTCCAGATAGTCTTATACTGGGTCGTTGGACAAAGAAGGCAAAACAACCGTCGATGAATAACCATGTTTTTAGTGGAGAGATTCCTGATGTAACCTATATGAGTATGCATGCGGTAATGCTCGATGACTGTAGAGAACTAGTGAAGTTATCTTGTAGTTACTTTGAGGATTACTTCGAGGTGAAGACCAAAATAGCTAATGAATGAGAAGCGTTAAGAGAAAATATCTAGAAAAGGTTGGCCACCATTGCCGAGAGCAGGGGCGATGATGCGTTCGTATATGATCCTCTGAGAGCCAGGCATAAAGGGTGTGGTCGTCATGTTGTGACTGCTCGTAGGAGGTCCAACGATGCAGAAAGTGTGGCAAGGTTGGCCATAATTCTCGTAGATGCATCGACAGGAATGGTGACGACACCACGCATGAATTAAATGCCTTGGGATCATCGCACAACATGGACGAATCACAAGAAATTGAGGCTACGTAACAGATGGAATACGATGGTCTGAGCTTCTAAATGAGTGTGAAGAGGTATTAATGTATGTTGTATTATTGTTTTATTGTTGCCTAAATTTCATTGTGTGCTCTGGATAATTAGTATTGGTTGTGGTGTTAGTTAAAAAAAGAGTGGGTTGGGGTGTGTTTATTAGTTATATGTGTAGTTCCATTAGACTgaagttgagtttttttttttttttcaattttgctGTGCATTTGCAGAATTACTGCCAGAGGACTATAGCAAACAAGCAGCCCTCTATCAAACGGCTGTCCATGGTACCTAGATCACCACAAGAGAATCCTAAGGCTATATCTAGAGTAGTGTAATATTACGTATTTGATGTACCCACTATGATGTTATCGTCCATGCTTACTTTGATGGTAATGTGCCGATATACTTGAtacctattttaatatttatttggaTTTATTCTATGAAGAATGAACTATATAACTTTACTTTGTTAATGTTGATGGTAAATTGTGTGCATTATTTTAATCATGGACCTTTTGATTCCTTATTTTCGTAGCAATTAAAGTGAAAAAATATCCTGTTTGTGTGTATAAGTGTAAAAGTGATAATAATTTGAtgtgttttggagaaattgtaAATATAGATTCCCaaataaatttgtttaaatatATTTGTGTTAAATTACGCATGCCTTTATTAGTCCCACCATTGGGTTACAAATATTATTCTTTCAACAGTTCCGATGGTATGTAACTCTGATGCTTGACCTAGTTGTGTGAATTGGATAATTCGATAAACAAAAAGACTAGATCCATTATGCCATGCATTTCTCATAATATGATCATAAACTAGTATAAATTGTAGATATTAATATTTAACATTAGTAGCTGTTGATAATAGTCCTCACAACAACAATGACATATGCATAGCTAACATGGAATAAATTCCAAAACCTACATGTGCACTTGCATGCTAAGGATCCCTTGACATAGTTCAGCTAATTTAGATGACCATCATGGATGTTGAAACTGTATTAGGGTAACAAAAAAATGGACATCTAATTTTGCGCTAATATTGTTCACGAACCATGCTAGCATAGAATACactaataacataaaatattCTACTAATACATGGCAGtaaccaaaatattaaaaattcataATAGACAGACATAAGTAGGTTCCTAAGGCATGCATATAACAAGCATAGGTGCTCATGACAAGATTTCTCTTGTAGTCCTTCGAGAATTCCAGTCAACTAGGGACCGCTGAAAAAATTCATCTCTCATTTCATTGAAGTGCTCCGTAGCCAACGCAAGCGTAGTGCGCATCCTTATCTTGTCAGATATACAGTTAATGTTGTTCTGAAAAAGTGAGTGACAAATTAAGATAATGTTAGATTTACTTATGCCATCGCTAGTAGGCTTAGATAATgcgaagacaaaaaaaattaagaggaaGAAAATATTTTGCTGCCCAACAGGGTTTAGAGTAAACAACTGCTCCATTTGGAGCTAGAAAAGCATCCACATTTTGTCATAATAGCTACATGGATAATCCTATTATAGagcccatcatgatgcaatgaagaTAATATTAACAGAAAGTCAGCAACTGTCAGAATGGCTTATCAATTGTTCCTATTTGGAACCCTAAGGACAAAATTTGGGTGCCATTCAGCTAGAGGTGGTCTCCCGCCTAAAACATTTAGGTCAGAAAACAAGACCTTCATCACCTTATCTAATGCCCTTGTCTATAGATAAAGCATAGAAAAGGACTATAAAAAATGTTGATGTGCTTATAATGGCAGAATAGAAACACTTGGTAATggcaagagaaaaaaaatatcatttacatGATCCCATTAAAGTCCAACTACGACTCAAATCATTGAAAACATGATAAcataacaaaacaaaacaaaaaatagtgaCCCGAAGATATAAGGTTACAAGAAGCATGGTCCAAAGAGGATGAAGGCAACCCAACAACAACACAGATTCTTGTACCAAAAAATAAGTCGTAAAGCGATCTAAACAGGCCCGTGATATTTAGAAGAAAACTATCACATCCAATCAATACAGGATAAAAAAGCAGCAGTATGGAAGCTTTCAAAAGCTAATTCGAAGACAAACTAAATTATATTCAACTCATTTAATTACTAAATAGCTCTAGaaccaaaacacaaaaaaaaaatattcacaacACCTTtgcatgaatgcaagaatatAACCCATCATATTAAAAATCCAACCAAATAGCTCATACAAGGTCAGACTAACCATAATATTTGTTGTTGTGGTCATTGTGGTAGAATAGAGacacttaaaatattatttacatgAGTCAAGTAAAGCCCAACTATGGCTCAAATAATTGAAAATatgataatacaaaaaataaaagaaacagtgGTCCGAAGATATACGTGCTACAAGAAGCATGGTCCAAATACAAAGAATGCAGCCCAACAGCAACACAAATTCTTGTTTCCAAAAAAATGCATAAAGCGATCCAAACATACCcataatattaagaagaaaacTATCACAgccaaaaaaaataagataaaaaaatcaacaatatgAAAGCTTTTAAATGCTAATAAAAGGTCAAACTAAATTGCATTCAACTCATTTAATTACCTAAATAGCTCCACAgccaaaacacacaaaaaaaaaaaaagacattcaCAACAAATTTGTATGCATACAAAAATATAAGTCAACATATTAACAATTCAACCAAGTAGCTCATACGAGGTCATACTAACAACATCCGAAGCAGCATGAACCCTCCCTATATTGGTTTCAAGTGTTGAAAAACTATCAAATATCCATATCTTTCCGTTTGGAATGTCCATTATCATAAGATAGTAATGGCTTTCTTTTGAGGATTTCAGCACATCTTTCATTTGAACATAAATATGAAAAATAGATATGACAATCATGTGAGAACGTATCAGCATGAtgcaaacataaaaataaatcaaatccaTATGAGATATACTTACATATTTCAGAACAATTGGTTTGGAAAAGTAGTCATCAACATAATATGTGATAACATGCTCCTCGTCGATCTCCAGGTCTAGTATGAAGTCCTATAAGGAAGGAGAAAAACAAAGTTTATTCATTTGTGTCTAAAATGTGAATGTTAGGTAGGTTTTGAACTGAATAATCACTTAGAGAAAATGACTGGGAGGGACCACACGGTGCATTCATGAAGTTGAGCTTGTGTCCATGCAGTTTTATAAGACATGAGCTCCAGGACAAAGTCCGATGGATCATTCCCTGGCAAAAGGCGGGAGAATGCTTCACGGTTCATACTATGAGATCCTCTCTTGAAAAGAATCTATTTCGAATTCAATGAAGCACCAAATAAGTAGGCCGCTACCTGAGCCTCCTCAAGGTTATACCGCATTGCTCTCGTAATCTTGAAGTTCAAACGGATGAACTTTTAAGACATGGAATGTGCTGTTAGGGTTCGGATAATGGAGAAAGATAAGCACCAAATAGTCCATAATCAATGCTTCTTACCGGCGGAAACGTAACTCCCACAGTAACGCAGCTTAACTTCAACGGTGGTTCTCGCATTGGCTTGCGCATCTTACCACTCCTCTTCGTATCCTCTGGAGAGCGTTGAGCAATCTTTGCAATCTTCGAAGGTTTTGGTGTTCCAAGCAAGGATGGTGTACATCAACCACTACTCTCACCAAGCCCACCCTGGATAAGTTGAAAACAAAAGGAACCTCTACATTAACAACGATGGATGAGTTTAAAATGGGTTCATAAAGAATGCGGTAAACATAATTACCATCACTTTAACCCTCATTTACGAAAGGATGTAGGTGGAGTGTACTGGGGCAGATGCTGTAGCACCTGAAGAAGAACATCCAGCGTCGGACGTGTTGAACGTACACGTCTGATCTTGATGAATAATAGAACCCAAGATAATGGTGTCTTCATTCCAATTGCCAACGAGCCCGGAGTGCAGCAAGGGTTCCATAGGGGGTATGGTGTCACCCACAGATTGGTCAGCTGGCTTTTCGGGGATATAGACCTCCTTCTCATCTCTTGCAACCAGAATGGCAATGTTCTTGCCATCGACGATATCATCGTTAACAGCAATGACATCAGAGGCGGCATTGTGAGAGTTGCTCGGTTGTCGATCCTTCTATCCGAATGTTTTTAGCGATTGGTCAACCAAACTGAGGGTTCTTTTCAGGTCGCCGGCAATAGCTCCGACTTGCTCAGTGCGCTGCTCGTAAGTCTGTTTATGAGGAATATATTATCATTTCGATAAGTTAGTTATGATAATTAGAACTAAAATATGGTTATGTAACTCAGGGCTTTTGTCAAACGGATTTACTTGAAGAACCTTGAACAGATTCTTGGTAAGACCCTCCATGGTTTCATTCAGGACCTTCAACACAGCACAAACATCACTATCCTGAAAAACAACACAGATTCACACATTAATGTCATATGACTACAACATTACggtataaaataaatgaaaatgagTAGTAAGGAGCAATGTATCGCAATAGGATCTTGGTGTTCTCCCACAGCCTTCACTGGCTCATCAGCATCCATGATAGGAGGGAACAAGGTCTGTGAAGAAATATTAAGCAACATAAGCACTTTCTGAATGGTATGAATGGTAAGGCATAATCCTACTTAAAGGGGTAGTGAAGGATAGTCTTGTAAAGTGAGTGAATAGAGGTAATGAGTGAAATTTTTTAGGCCATGTCATAGGATGGCGTTATGGGAAAAGATGAAGCATAATAGCTAGCTTAATCTCCTTTCTGGTCTGTAGCAGGAAATCTAACTATTAAAGCATCTTGCATCCTTGATAAGAACGAAAGAATCTCAGAATGACCTTCACATCTTCTATTCTTCTAACCTGCCAACACCCTACTTGACCTACGTGAATGAGACATCCTTCAATATCTTCTCTTCTCCTAACTTGCTTACACCCTACTTGACCTACATGAGTGAGATATGGTGGTGTCATTAATTACCCACAACACTAAAAAATCAACTAATATCTTATCATCGAATCTTCTATTTAACATCTACATaaagttattataatttattatacttAATGGGATAAAAAGCTAAGATGTAATTGTTAATGTCAAATACAGTTATCAATCCTTGAAAAAAGTCATAAAATGGGTAATGTGGTGAAATAAGCAAACTTCttgaattaaaaaattctaatacattgtttaaattcttttttttatatagattatcaattatttttgtgttgaaataattcataatttgaaatctttaattttattgtgttcgtttatattttttatattataattttaaatcattgattacaataaagaaaaattttgtttcttttcgaaaaatttggactCACGCTAGAGGAACAAAATGGACTTTGGGCACTAAACTCTTATTATACACTTAAATATTTGTGTCGTCAAGCAATGCATTTGGGCATTATAAGCTCTTGCTATCCATTTCTTAACATGGTGGGAGAGTAATTCTAATTATAAATACCATTGTTATCTCGCTCTTATTCACGCATTCTTcaagttttgattgaacctgtcATTCCTAAAGAGGATGCATTATTTCTCCAATTTTTATGTAATTATAAATCGAGTATTGCCCGctaatatgacaaataatttaaatcaaatttactAAATTCAATGGACATTCATAATAAGCGTTAATTTACTCTTCATGATAATGATTTAAGTTTAACTTCAACACTAATAACATCTTGCACAACTTCTTTTCAACTTAATTACAACTGCCATTCATACCACATTAGACACAATAAGTATCACTTTTAATTCTACTTAATTATATAATGAAAGAACTAAGaaacgacaaaaaaaaaaaaaaaacaataaagacAACAAATTAGTTCTTGCAAGAAGTAGTTTATGCAACCTACTCCTTACATGCAACTTCGATGCCGTCAATTCTTTTGATCCTTCATGTTGAACATAGTCGACATCTTTTCAATAATTTCTTTATAATAACATTAACATCTAATTagatgttaaatttttttttatatattatagtacatacatgaaagtaaattattttaaaatttatttattttctcatgataataaaattataacatcttaaataaattctttaaaacgattatattttatatattgtat
This window contains:
- the LOC112722649 gene encoding calcium sensing receptor, chloroplastic — protein: MEISAIMASATPRPSLPIPTPSSSSSSSSSTLVSNSKLPLLKRSSHITLPTSTTISLLALFSPPHEAKAALTIPKDQIVSSLNDVEKTIDQVQVVGSSFLDAAQRVLEIVGNALKPGIDAAMPIVQQAGEEALKIASPAISEASKKAQEALQSTGVDPQPVITAAKTVVDTAQQTTKVIEGAKPIASATVETISSSDPTVIAGTAGALFIAYLLLPPIWSAITFNFRGYKGELTPAQTLDLISTQNYFMIDIRSEKDKDKAGVPRLPSSAKNRMIAIPLEELPSKLRGLVRNVKKVEAELAALKISYLKKINKGSNIVIMDSYSDSAKIVARTLTSLGFKNTWIVADGFSGNKGWLQSRLGTDSYFSSFAEVLSPSRVIPAAVRGFGTTSQSSAKLLPGAD